The following are from one region of the Lentimicrobiaceae bacterium genome:
- a CDS encoding peptidoglycan DD-metalloendopeptidase family protein: MKLFTRRRIIEAAVIVVVATLLVFTVDYYMSAIRTTPESENYYLPEPRIEYGIVVDSFYVVKDVVKANENLSSILSTYHTPMGTIEQLVTKAVGVFDVRKIRVGNKYTVLCNNDSLKKAAYFIYESSPTQYIVFEMGDSLHVHAGEKDIEVKIKAVSGTITSSLWNAMTESGSDPNLAIALSEIYAWTVDFYAIQKGDNFSALYEELFVGDESIGMGNIITARFGQGGKDLYAYRFIQDDAADYFDEKGMSLRRAFLKAPLKFSRISSRFSNSRLHPVLRIRRPHHGVDYAAPKGTPVHTIGSGVVTDVKYAGGAGRMVKIRHNSTYSTAYLHLSGYGPGIKSGARVTQGQIIGYVGSSGLSTGPHLDFRFYKNGAPVDPLKVESPPALPIKKELMDSFQMVRTQLARQLDSLNMPAKRTLKPL, translated from the coding sequence ATGAAGCTATTTACAAGACGAAGAATTATTGAAGCTGCTGTTATTGTCGTTGTTGCAACCCTTCTTGTTTTCACGGTTGATTATTACATGTCAGCCATACGCACTACTCCTGAATCCGAAAACTATTATCTTCCTGAGCCCCGTATTGAATATGGCATTGTGGTTGACTCCTTTTATGTTGTCAAGGATGTGGTGAAAGCCAACGAAAACCTGTCCTCTATCCTGAGCACCTACCACACACCCATGGGCACCATTGAACAACTGGTTACCAAAGCTGTGGGCGTATTTGATGTTCGGAAAATAAGGGTGGGCAACAAATACACCGTGCTCTGCAACAATGACAGTCTGAAAAAAGCCGCATACTTTATTTACGAAAGCAGCCCTACACAATATATTGTATTTGAAATGGGAGATTCGCTGCATGTGCATGCCGGTGAAAAAGACATAGAAGTTAAAATTAAAGCGGTCAGCGGCACCATTACTTCATCCTTGTGGAATGCCATGACAGAATCAGGCTCAGACCCCAATCTGGCCATCGCTTTATCGGAAATTTACGCATGGACTGTTGATTTCTATGCCATTCAGAAAGGCGATAATTTCAGTGCCTTGTATGAGGAACTGTTTGTAGGCGATGAATCTATCGGAATGGGAAACATTATCACTGCCAGATTTGGACAGGGAGGGAAAGACCTTTATGCCTACCGGTTTATACAGGATGATGCAGCAGATTATTTTGATGAGAAAGGCATGAGCTTAAGAAGAGCTTTCTTAAAAGCGCCCCTTAAATTTTCCCGCATCAGTTCGCGTTTTTCCAATAGCAGGCTTCACCCTGTACTTCGTATCCGCCGTCCGCATCATGGGGTTGATTATGCTGCACCCAAAGGCACTCCGGTGCATACCATCGGCAGTGGAGTGGTAACTGATGTAAAATATGCCGGTGGTGCAGGCCGCATGGTTAAAATAAGGCATAACAGCACATATTCAACCGCTTATCTCCACCTGAGCGGATATGGCCCGGGAATTAAATCAGGCGCCCGCGTTACTCAGGGGCAGATTATCGGGTATGTGGGTAGTTCAGGTCTTTCAACCGGGCCCCATCTCGATTTCAGGTTCTACAAAAACGGAGCACCGGTCGACCCATTGAAAGTTGAATCACCTCCTGCCCTCCCAATTAAAAAGGAGCTGATGGACAGTTTCCAAATGGTTAGAACGCAACTTGCCCGGCAGCTCGATTCACTCAACATGCCAGCCAAACGAACATTAAAACCACTTTAA
- a CDS encoding T9SS type A sorting domain-containing protein — MPKQLKDISAPDMKSVREAVNPLILPANAYVRSGRVIDEFELGTTYYDLQSNTSAPANRFYRYEDGTMAAVWTRGMNTAGYADRGTGYNYFNGADWGPAPTARIETQRTGWPTYAPQGTGELVAAHHNTAGLVVSRRDTRGSGPWSEAILAGPAGAVDISWPRMVSSGDDHMTINLLAATYVAYEGLDLAILYYRSTDGGQTWDKQHQILPGMSSADYTGFSGDTYSWAESKGDTIAFVVCDNWTDMFIMKSPDNGDTWEKITVWEHPYPMWDGVEPTDTFYCPDGAAHIAFDKSGKLHLAFGVNRAMMEAGATAPSWFPFVDGVGYWNEDMPAWTGGDVDALDPDALFESGNLIGWMQDINENGQIDLVGTLIDNIGKYYVGPSSMPQITVDENNQIFVVYSGITEGFDNGSQQYRHIWSTTSPDGGTTWGEFKDLTGDIIHILDECVFPTIANRTDDQVYLIYQADNEPGLAIRGDEDAPSENIYYQLSVSKSDIVSADSKPVSSFELSQNYPNPFTGVSQVNLNLSKTSTVSLEVCDLLGRIVYQLPASSLNAGANVLTINANNLKSGIYTYSVIVNGERITRKMMVE; from the coding sequence ATGCCCAAGCAATTGAAAGATATTTCAGCGCCTGATATGAAATCGGTGCGAGAAGCAGTAAACCCGCTTATTTTGCCAGCCAATGCCTATGTAAGAAGTGGCAGAGTGATCGACGAATTTGAATTGGGTACAACCTACTATGATCTTCAGTCAAACACTTCGGCTCCTGCCAACCGTTTTTATCGTTATGAAGATGGAACCATGGCTGCTGTATGGACCAGAGGAATGAACACTGCAGGTTATGCCGATCGCGGTACCGGCTACAACTATTTTAATGGTGCCGATTGGGGGCCTGCTCCTACTGCCCGTATTGAAACACAACGCACAGGCTGGCCAACTTATGCCCCACAGGGTACAGGCGAATTGGTGGCAGCCCATCACAATACTGCCGGGCTGGTTGTTAGCCGCCGCGATACCCGTGGCAGTGGCCCCTGGTCAGAAGCTATTCTGGCTGGCCCTGCTGGTGCAGTTGATATCTCATGGCCGCGCATGGTGAGCAGTGGTGATGACCATATGACCATTAACCTGTTGGCGGCAACTTATGTTGCCTATGAAGGACTTGATTTGGCCATATTGTATTACAGATCAACTGATGGTGGTCAGACCTGGGACAAACAGCATCAGATTCTGCCAGGCATGAGCTCAGCTGATTACACCGGCTTTAGTGGTGATACTTATTCGTGGGCTGAATCAAAAGGCGATACCATTGCTTTTGTAGTTTGCGATAACTGGACCGATATGTTTATCATGAAATCACCTGACAATGGTGATACCTGGGAGAAAATTACGGTTTGGGAACACCCTTACCCTATGTGGGATGGTGTTGAACCAACCGATACTTTTTACTGCCCTGATGGCGCTGCCCATATCGCTTTTGACAAGTCAGGTAAATTGCACCTGGCATTTGGTGTAAACAGAGCCATGATGGAAGCAGGTGCTACAGCTCCAAGCTGGTTCCCGTTTGTCGACGGTGTTGGATACTGGAATGAAGATATGCCTGCATGGACAGGTGGCGATGTGGATGCACTTGATCCTGATGCCTTGTTTGAAAGCGGAAATCTGATTGGCTGGATGCAGGACATCAATGAAAACGGTCAGATTGATCTTGTTGGTACATTAATCGATAATATTGGTAAATACTACGTTGGCCCTTCGAGTATGCCACAGATTACAGTGGATGAAAATAACCAGATATTTGTTGTGTATTCGGGTATTACAGAAGGTTTTGACAATGGAAGTCAGCAGTACAGGCATATCTGGTCAACAACTTCTCCTGATGGTGGAACTACCTGGGGCGAATTTAAAGATCTGACCGGCGATATTATCCATATTCTTGACGAATGTGTATTCCCAACTATAGCCAACCGTACTGATGATCAGGTTTATCTGATTTATCAGGCCGATAATGAGCCAGGACTTGCTATCAGAGGTGATGAAGATGCACCAAGCGAAAATATCTACTATCAGTTATCTGTTAGCAAAAGTGACATCGTAAGTGCAGATTCAAAACCCGTTTCTTCTTTTGAACTTTCACAAAACTATCCTAACCCTTTTACCGGAGTTTCACAGGTTAATCTCAACCTGAGCAAAACCTCAACAGTTAGCCTCGAAGTATGCGATTTACTGGGTCGCATTGTTTACCAACTGCCGGCTTCAAGCCTGAATGCTGGTGCTAATGTGTTGACTATCAATGCTAATAATCTGAAGTCAGGTATATATACCTATTCCGTTATTGTAAACGGTGAGCGTATTACCCGCAAAATGATGGTTGAATAG